GGGGAGGGGGGCACCAACGGCGCGAGCTCCCCTCGGGGTGTCATCGGCAGCGGAGGAAGCGGGGACTCCCGACACAGCAGGGCCCGGGCCCGGGCGTGCAGCTCCACCATCAACCTCCTCCGGCCACGGGCCTCACTTCAGGCCGACGTAGATGTTCTGGACGTCGTCGTCCTCGTCCATGGCCTCGAGGAACGACTCGACCTCGCTCCGGGCCTCACCCTCGAGGTGCACCGGGTTCTTGGCGATCCACGCGAGGTTCTGCGAGCTCACCGTCCAGCCCATCCCCGTCAGGGCCCGGCTCACCGTGTCGAGGTCCGTCGCGGCGGTGAGGAAGCGGGTGGCGCCCTCCTCGGCGGCCTCCAGGTCCTGCGCGCCCGCCTCGATGGCGGCGGCCTCGGCATCGGCACCGCCCTCGGGAGGCGTGGCCTCGATGACGCCCAGGCGGTTGAAGTCCCACGACACCGCGCCGCTGGTGGCGATCTGCCCCTTGCGGAAGAGCACCCGGATGTTGGTGGCGGTGCGGTTCTTGTTCTCGGTGAGGCACTCGACGATGACCGGCACCTGGTGCGGGGCGAAGCCCTCGTAGGTGACGAGCTCGTAGTTCACCGGCTCATCCAGCAGCCCGGCGCCCTTCTTGATGGCGCGCTCGAGCGTGTCGCGCGGCATCGACGCCTTCTTCGCCTGCTCGACGGCCATGCGCAGCCGCGGGTTGGTGGAGGGGTCGGCTCCCCCCGCCTTGGCGGACACGATGAGTTCCTTGACCAGCTTGGTGAAGAGCCGGCCCTTCGCGGCCGCATGCTCGGTGCGGCCCTTGTGTTTCCACTGCGCGCCCATGGTGTGCGCTCCTACCTCATTCGGGGTCCGGGTTCACACGATTTCGACCGGGACGGGGCCTGGCAGCCGGGCCCCGGGAGGAGCGGCCGGGCGGCTCAGAACGTGATGTCGTCGTTCACGATCTCCGAGTCCCACTGCCACAGGCCATCGCGCAGCTTGTACCGGACGATCCGGACGTTCAGCACCCCGTCATGATCCAGATCGCTCTTGGCGGTCACCTCCAGGACGTCGTCCTGCGGCTTGGTGACGTCATAGGTGTAGTAGAGGAGGCCATCGGGCTGCCAGCCCAGCGTCGCCCACCCGGGCAACGTCTTGTCGAAGGGCTTCTTGGTGCCGTACTCCGTGCCCGCGGGGTTCTGCGCCAGGCTCGTCAGTCCACCCGGCAACGAGTTGTGGACCGACCAGTACTCGGACACCGTGCGGATGAGCGAGGTGATCATCGCATCCCGCTCGGCCCGCTTCGTGCGCATCTGGAAGCTCTGCATCTGCGGAATGGCCACGGAGGCCAACAGGCCGATGATGCCGACGACGATCATCAGCTCGATCAGGGTGAAGCCCTGGTGCTTGCGGCGGTGAAGCGTCGGGTGAGCCATGACATACCCCCTTGAAGGGTGGAAGGCGTGGTGAAGAGGTGCGGGTGGGTCAGGGGCTGCCAGTGTCGGCGGTGGCCGGAGCTTTCGGCGCGGGACTGAGCAGCCAGGTTCCCGGATCCAGCTCCTTCACCTCCAGACCCTTGGCCTTCTGTTGCTCGAGCCACGCCCGCAGCTCTGGAGAGGCCGGGCCCACGAGCGTCGAGCGCACCACCTGGGTGCCGGTCTTCGCATCGGTGGTGATGAGCGTGTTGTTCGGCGCGCCCGTCTGGTTGGACGGCTGGCTCCTGGGCATGCTGGTGAAGTGGTACGCGCCCACCGCGAGCATCACCACGGCCAGGGCGGAGATCTGAAGGAGCTGCACCTTCTTCCTGCGACTGGCCTGCTCCTGACTCTCCGTATCGAACGACACCTTGCCGGTGGCGGCGGGTTTGTGGTGCGCCACGGGAGCGGGGGCGGGGGGCTCCGGCTGGTTTGACGCCGCCTTCACGTCACTGGAGAAGTCGACGGCCTCCTGGGTCAGCGTCTCCCAGGTGCGATCGATGGCGAGCCCCAGCTCTGGCGTGGAGGGGGTCGCCGCCCGGAGCGTCTCCAGGGAATGGTCCACCTCGGCCAGCAGCGCGTTGAGCGCCTCGGAGTCCACCTTGCCCCCAGCCGTCAGCAGCAGATCCCTCGCCGCCGCCAGGCGCCAGCGCGCCACGAGCGCCTCGCGCAGCGCGTCGGCCTGGCCATCCACCAGGAGGGCCTCGCGCTCGGG
The sequence above is a segment of the Archangium lipolyticum genome. Coding sequences within it:
- a CDS encoding YebC/PmpR family DNA-binding transcriptional regulator, with amino-acid sequence MGAQWKHKGRTEHAAAKGRLFTKLVKELIVSAKAGGADPSTNPRLRMAVEQAKKASMPRDTLERAIKKGAGLLDEPVNYELVTYEGFAPHQVPVIVECLTENKNRTATNIRVLFRKGQIATSGAVSWDFNRLGVIEATPPEGGADAEAAAIEAGAQDLEAAEEGATRFLTAATDLDTVSRALTGMGWTVSSQNLAWIAKNPVHLEGEARSEVESFLEAMDEDDDVQNIYVGLK
- a CDS encoding type IV pilin protein, producing MAHPTLHRRKHQGFTLIELMIVVGIIGLLASVAIPQMQSFQMRTKRAERDAMITSLIRTVSEYWSVHNSLPGGLTSLAQNPAGTEYGTKKPFDKTLPGWATLGWQPDGLLYYTYDVTKPQDDVLEVTAKSDLDHDGVLNVRIVRYKLRDGLWQWDSEIVNDDITF